In Armatimonadota bacterium, the following proteins share a genomic window:
- the nadB gene encoding L-aspartate oxidase has translation MKTHKTDFLAIGSGLAGLAFALKAAEHGQVTVLTKAQMQDSNTSWAQGGIAAAVGESDSWELHEQDTLIAGAGLCNPDAVRMLVQNAPAAIEWLAELGTRFDLSASNALDLGREGGHSRHRIVHHADKTGWEVERAVSEAVRKHPAIQVYENCFVTGLIVADGQCIGAEAIVNDLGPVQFAARATMLATGGCGKVYAHTTNPRVATGDGVALAHRAGAAIANMEFQQFHPTTLKHSQLSGFLITEAMRGAGATLRNHNGRRFMYDYDDRLELAPRDVVARSIEREIQKLKTWCVYLDPTHLDAADLQHEFPTIWNRLREIGIEIEKDWIPVVPAQHYSCGGVVTDLQGRTDIPRLYASGEVACTGVHGANRLASNSLLEAIVFSFAASQAVGHESPNLPASPAYRAPHCIPESDAIHIRHALQKQMSTHAGIFRTDAGLSSLRSFIAGALDDVAAPPSAPFSAYSAEAQNLLEVAALIVDGAASRKENVGLHYNADLA, from the coding sequence GTGAAGACCCACAAGACCGACTTTCTCGCCATCGGCAGCGGACTCGCCGGACTGGCATTTGCCCTCAAAGCGGCAGAACATGGGCAGGTGACCGTCCTCACCAAGGCCCAAATGCAGGATTCCAACACCTCTTGGGCGCAAGGTGGCATCGCCGCTGCCGTCGGGGAATCCGACTCGTGGGAACTCCATGAACAAGACACCCTCATCGCCGGTGCCGGGCTCTGCAACCCCGATGCCGTCAGGATGCTTGTTCAAAATGCCCCGGCGGCGATCGAGTGGCTTGCCGAGTTGGGAACCCGGTTCGACCTCTCGGCAAGTAATGCCCTCGACCTGGGGCGCGAAGGCGGCCATTCCCGCCACCGGATTGTCCACCATGCCGACAAAACCGGTTGGGAAGTGGAACGGGCGGTCAGCGAGGCCGTTCGCAAGCACCCGGCCATCCAAGTCTACGAAAACTGCTTTGTCACCGGACTGATCGTTGCCGATGGACAATGCATCGGGGCCGAGGCGATAGTCAACGACCTTGGACCAGTACAGTTTGCCGCCCGGGCCACTATGCTGGCCACCGGAGGGTGCGGCAAAGTCTATGCCCACACAACCAACCCCCGCGTCGCAACCGGAGATGGCGTTGCCCTAGCCCACCGGGCCGGGGCAGCCATTGCCAACATGGAATTTCAACAGTTCCACCCGACCACGCTCAAACATTCTCAATTGAGCGGTTTCCTGATCACCGAAGCGATGCGGGGGGCCGGGGCAACCCTCCGCAACCACAACGGACGCCGCTTCATGTACGATTACGACGACCGGCTGGAACTGGCCCCCCGCGACGTCGTCGCCCGTTCCATTGAGCGGGAGATCCAAAAACTCAAAACATGGTGCGTCTATCTGGATCCCACCCACCTGGATGCCGCCGATCTCCAGCACGAATTCCCGACAATCTGGAATCGGCTCCGTGAGATCGGGATTGAAATCGAGAAAGACTGGATCCCCGTCGTCCCCGCCCAACATTATTCCTGTGGAGGTGTTGTCACCGACCTGCAGGGGCGTACCGATATCCCACGGCTCTATGCCAGCGGCGAAGTCGCGTGCACCGGTGTCCACGGGGCCAACCGCCTGGCCAGCAATTCGCTTCTGGAAGCGATCGTCTTCTCCTTTGCCGCTTCCCAGGCCGTCGGCCATGAATCGCCGAATCTCCCGGCCAGCCCCGCTTACCGGGCGCCCCATTGCATCCCAGAAAGCGACGCCATCCATATCCGCCACGCCCTCCAAAAGCAGATGTCAACCCACGCCGGGATCTTCCGGACCGATGCCGGGCTCAGTTCGCTCCGTTCGTTCATTGCCGGAGCTTTAGATGATGTTGCCGCCCCGCCGAGCGCGCCGTTCAGCGCCTATTCGGCCGAGGCCCAGAACCTCCTGGAAGTTGCCGCCCTCATCGTCGATGGTGCCGCATCCCGAAAGGAAAACGTGGGGTTGCACTACAACGCCGACCTGGCCTGA